One window from the genome of Streptococcus salivarius encodes:
- the hisF gene encoding imidazole glycerol phosphate synthase subunit HisF, whose protein sequence is MLKKRIIPCLDVKDGRVVKGVNFVNLTDVGDPVDSARAYYEAGCDELVFLDITATSDNRETTVDMVRRVADQVFIPFTVGGGIRSVEDMNKMLKAGADKVAVNSSALANPQLIADCAQKFGNQCVVAAIDAKKMADGSWHVFVAGGRKDTGRDLIQWAQEVVALGAGEILLTSMDKDGTKSGFDLEMLNRVAEVVDVPIIASGGAGNIEDIVEVFEKTTATGALAASIFHFGEVNIGETKQVLANAGIEVRR, encoded by the coding sequence ATGCTTAAAAAACGTATTATTCCTTGTTTGGATGTCAAGGACGGTCGTGTCGTTAAGGGAGTCAATTTTGTGAATTTGACAGACGTTGGAGACCCTGTTGATTCTGCACGTGCTTACTATGAGGCTGGCTGTGACGAACTCGTTTTCCTAGATATCACAGCGACTTCAGACAATCGTGAAACAACGGTTGACATGGTGCGACGCGTTGCCGATCAGGTCTTTATTCCCTTCACAGTTGGTGGTGGTATCCGTTCAGTTGAAGACATGAACAAGATGCTTAAAGCTGGTGCTGACAAGGTTGCGGTTAATTCCTCAGCCCTTGCCAACCCGCAACTAATCGCTGATTGTGCTCAAAAATTTGGCAACCAGTGTGTGGTGGCTGCGATTGATGCCAAAAAGATGGCTGATGGGAGCTGGCATGTTTTTGTGGCGGGTGGCCGTAAGGATACAGGTAGGGACCTCATCCAATGGGCTCAAGAAGTCGTCGCCTTGGGGGCTGGAGAAATTCTCTTAACCAGCATGGACAAGGACGGCACTAAGTCTGGTTTTGATTTGGAAATGCTAAATCGTGTGGCGGAAGTCGTTGATGTTCCGATCATCGCTTCTGGTGGCGCGGGAAATATTGAGGACATTGTAGAGGTCTTTGAAAAGACAACAGCAACGGGTGCACTGGCAGCCTCTATCTTCCACTTTGGTGAGGTAAATATAGGCGAAACCAAACAAGTCTTGGCAAATGCAGGAATTGAGGTGAGACGATGA
- the hisA gene encoding 1-(5-phosphoribosyl)-5-[(5-phosphoribosylamino)methylideneamino]imidazole-4-carboxamide isomerase, whose protein sequence is MQILPAIDIKDGQAVRLFKGDFNQQTVVNPDVIEQAKIFKDAGIQFIHVVDLDGALDGRATNRDLIAEVKKVSGLGIEVGGGIRTLEQIRDYLEVGIDRIIIGSMAVKNPDFVRAALEEFGADKIVVGIDAKAGFVATEGWLETSNVDYITLAKEMERMGVTLFVYTDVDRDGTLTGPNLDHYKRLVSELTTAKVIASGGIAEVADLDHLKEIGVAGTIVGKAYYNGNITLDQLKSFGG, encoded by the coding sequence ATGCAAATTCTACCAGCAATTGATATTAAGGATGGACAGGCTGTTCGTCTCTTTAAAGGAGATTTTAACCAACAAACCGTTGTCAATCCAGATGTTATTGAGCAGGCAAAGATCTTTAAGGATGCGGGCATTCAATTTATTCATGTCGTCGACTTGGACGGTGCCCTTGATGGTCGTGCCACTAACCGTGACTTGATTGCAGAGGTCAAGAAGGTTTCTGGACTTGGCATCGAAGTTGGTGGCGGTATCCGTACCTTGGAGCAGATTCGTGACTATTTGGAAGTTGGCATCGACCGTATCATTATCGGTTCAATGGCCGTTAAAAATCCTGACTTCGTTCGAGCAGCTTTAGAGGAATTTGGTGCCGATAAGATTGTCGTGGGTATTGATGCCAAGGCAGGGTTTGTCGCTACTGAAGGTTGGTTGGAAACAAGCAATGTAGACTACATCACCTTGGCCAAGGAAATGGAAAGGATGGGTGTAACCCTCTTTGTCTATACAGATGTTGATCGAGATGGCACACTGACAGGACCCAATCTTGATCACTACAAACGTTTGGTATCTGAACTCACAACCGCCAAAGTCATTGCTTCAGGTGGGATTGCAGAAGTAGCTGACTTAGATCACCTAAAAGAGATTGGTGTGGCAGGAACCATTGTCGGTAAAGCCTACTATAACGGCAATATCACTTTAGACCAGCTCAAGTCTTTCGGAGGTTAA
- the hisE gene encoding phosphoribosyl-ATP diphosphatase has translation MLETLYKEALDRKKNPKEGSYTNYLFDKGLDKILKKVGEEATEVVIGAKNADKEEIANETADVLYHLAVMLVETGVSPEDVEAVLKARQGKQSNVHDRKEVTDY, from the coding sequence ATGTTAGAAACACTTTATAAGGAAGCCTTAGATCGTAAAAAGAATCCTAAAGAAGGGTCTTATACCAATTACCTTTTTGACAAGGGACTAGACAAGATTCTTAAAAAGGTTGGCGAAGAAGCGACAGAAGTTGTGATTGGGGCCAAAAATGCTGATAAAGAAGAAATTGCCAACGAGACAGCAGACGTCCTCTATCACCTAGCCGTTATGCTCGTTGAAACAGGGGTTAGCCCTGAAGACGTTGAAGCCGTACTTAAAGCACGTCAGGGCAAGCAAAGCAATGTCCATGACCGAAAAGAAGTAACAGATTATTGA
- the hisB gene encoding imidazoleglycerol-phosphate dehydratase HisB translates to MRQAEIERNTFETKIKLSLNLDAQEPVDIQTGVGFFDHMLTLFARHGRMSLVVKADGDLWVDSHHTVEDVGIVLGQALKEALGDKAGINRYGTAFVPMDETLGMASLDLSGRSFLVFDASFDNPKLGNFDTELVEEFFQALAFNVQMNLHLKILHGKNNHHKSESLFKATGRALREAITINPDIHGVNSTKGML, encoded by the coding sequence ATGAGACAAGCAGAAATTGAACGTAATACCTTTGAAACCAAAATTAAGTTAAGCCTCAATTTGGATGCTCAAGAACCAGTAGATATTCAAACAGGTGTCGGATTTTTTGACCACATGTTGACCTTGTTTGCCCGCCACGGTCGTATGTCTTTGGTGGTTAAGGCTGATGGCGACCTTTGGGTTGATAGTCACCACACTGTTGAAGATGTCGGTATTGTCCTTGGTCAAGCTCTTAAAGAGGCCTTGGGCGATAAAGCAGGAATCAACCGTTATGGAACGGCTTTTGTACCTATGGATGAAACCCTCGGAATGGCAAGTTTAGATTTGTCTGGACGTAGCTTCTTGGTCTTTGATGCTAGTTTCGATAATCCAAAATTGGGTAATTTTGATACAGAACTGGTAGAAGAATTTTTCCAAGCCTTGGCTTTCAATGTTCAGATGAATCTCCATCTCAAGATTCTCCACGGAAAAAACAATCACCACAAGTCAGAAAGTCTTTTCAAGGCAACAGGACGTGCCTTGCGTGAGGCAATCACAATCAATCCTGACATTCACGGCGTAAACTCGACAAAGGGGATGCTATGA
- the hisD gene encoding histidinol dehydrogenase → MKRLTGTNKEIAELLYQEQLELSKENRDVESTVQAIIEDVKKRGDEALRDYSAKFDKVDLTDFEVGQDLIDQAFKEIDPEVYQALVNAKENIESYHKHQLEAGFEDQPSEGVIRGQLIRPINRVGVYVPGGTAAYPSSVLMNVIPAKIAGVKEIIMITPPQEHFVPAILVAAKLAGVDSIYQVGGAQGVAALAFGTETIPKVDKITGPGNIFVATAKKQVYGIVGIDMIAGPSEIGVIADSSANPTYVAADLLSQAEHDTRARAILVTDSQALADAVESEIERQLKLLPREAIARPSIENNGRIIIANDTDAMFELMNLVAPEHLEIAMDNAYDYLEKVENAGSVFLGHFTSEPIGDYYAGANHVLPTTATSRFSSALGVHDFVKRIQYTQYDKAAVNKAQHDITTLAYAEGLQAHAKAIEVRNDNN, encoded by the coding sequence ATGAAACGATTAACTGGAACAAATAAAGAAATTGCTGAGCTTCTTTATCAGGAGCAATTGGAACTTTCAAAAGAAAATAGAGACGTTGAAAGTACGGTTCAAGCCATTATTGAGGATGTCAAAAAACGAGGAGACGAGGCCCTTCGTGACTATTCAGCTAAATTTGATAAGGTTGACTTGACTGATTTTGAGGTTGGACAGGATTTGATTGATCAAGCCTTTAAAGAGATTGATCCAGAGGTTTACCAAGCCCTAGTTAATGCCAAAGAAAACATTGAATCTTACCACAAGCATCAGTTGGAGGCTGGTTTTGAGGACCAACCAAGTGAGGGTGTTATTCGTGGTCAGTTGATTCGTCCCATCAATCGTGTAGGTGTTTATGTGCCTGGAGGAACTGCGGCTTATCCATCATCAGTTCTTATGAATGTCATCCCTGCTAAAATTGCTGGGGTTAAAGAGATTATTATGATTACGCCGCCACAAGAACACTTTGTTCCTGCAATTCTAGTAGCCGCAAAATTGGCTGGTGTGGATAGCATTTATCAAGTTGGTGGGGCTCAAGGGGTTGCGGCCTTGGCTTTTGGTACAGAAACGATTCCAAAGGTTGACAAGATTACAGGTCCCGGAAATATTTTCGTGGCGACTGCTAAGAAGCAAGTTTACGGTATTGTCGGTATTGATATGATTGCAGGACCATCAGAAATCGGTGTTATTGCTGATAGTAGCGCTAATCCAACCTATGTGGCAGCCGATCTCTTGTCTCAAGCAGAGCACGATACACGTGCACGTGCCATTTTGGTAACAGATTCTCAAGCCTTGGCTGATGCAGTTGAAAGTGAGATTGAACGTCAACTCAAGCTTTTGCCACGTGAGGCGATTGCTCGTCCATCTATCGAAAATAACGGTCGGATTATTATTGCCAATGATACAGATGCTATGTTTGAACTCATGAACTTGGTTGCGCCAGAACATTTGGAAATTGCTATGGACAATGCTTATGATTACTTGGAAAAAGTGGAAAATGCTGGTTCCGTCTTTCTTGGTCACTTTACCAGCGAACCAATTGGCGACTACTATGCAGGTGCCAACCACGTTCTTCCAACGACAGCGACTAGCCGCTTTTCATCAGCTTTAGGCGTGCATGATTTTGTCAAACGTATCCAATATACGCAATACGACAAGGCAGCAGTTAATAAGGCTCAGCACGATATCACAACCTTGGCTTATGCGGAAGGCTTGCAGGCCCACGCCAAGGCAATTGAAGTCAGAAACGACAATAATTGA
- the hisH gene encoding imidazole glycerol phosphate synthase subunit HisH, with protein MIIVIDYDAGNTANVLRALEKIGVTAELSADKEKILAADGLILPGVGAYPTAMAELERRGLVAVIKEAVAQGVPLLGICLGMQILTEKGLEHEETDGLGFIPGVCRPIPASKEQPVPHMGWNDLAVKQASPLTDGLDGQAVYFVHSYFTDAPSQYIDVTADYSIEVPAMIHKDNVYGAQFHPEKSGDIGLGILEKFAGLCKA; from the coding sequence ATGATTATCGTCATTGATTACGATGCTGGGAATACTGCAAATGTTCTGCGTGCCCTTGAAAAAATCGGAGTGACTGCAGAATTGTCTGCCGATAAAGAAAAAATCCTAGCTGCAGATGGGTTGATTTTACCTGGTGTAGGTGCTTATCCAACGGCTATGGCAGAGTTGGAGCGAAGAGGTTTGGTAGCTGTTATCAAAGAGGCAGTCGCACAGGGAGTTCCCCTTTTAGGAATTTGTTTAGGCATGCAGATTTTAACAGAAAAAGGACTGGAACATGAAGAAACAGATGGTCTTGGCTTTATTCCAGGTGTCTGCCGTCCTATTCCAGCCAGCAAGGAGCAACCTGTCCCACATATGGGGTGGAATGATTTGGCTGTTAAGCAAGCCAGCCCTTTGACAGATGGTTTAGATGGCCAAGCTGTCTACTTCGTTCACAGTTATTTCACAGATGCCCCTAGTCAATACATTGATGTTACCGCAGATTATAGTATTGAGGTACCAGCCATGATTCATAAAGACAATGTTTATGGGGCCCAATTTCATCCTGAAAAATCAGGGGATATTGGCTTAGGTATTCTTGAAAAGTTTGCAGGGTTATGTAAAGCCTAG
- the hisI gene encoding phosphoribosyl-AMP cyclohydrolase, with the protein MTEVKLDFDKQGGLVPVIVTDYKTGQVLMLAYMNEVSYQLTLETKQMHYWSRSRNELWHKGATSGHFQHVKSIKTDCDQDTLLIAVEQEGAACHTGAYSCFFTDIYDDRQDR; encoded by the coding sequence ATGACAGAGGTTAAACTTGATTTTGATAAACAAGGGGGACTTGTACCAGTCATTGTGACCGATTACAAGACGGGGCAGGTGCTCATGTTGGCCTATATGAATGAGGTGTCCTATCAGTTGACACTAGAGACCAAACAAATGCATTACTGGAGCCGTTCTAGAAACGAGCTTTGGCATAAGGGAGCCACATCTGGTCATTTCCAACATGTTAAAAGCATCAAGACTGACTGTGATCAGGACACTCTGCTTATCGCTGTGGAACAAGAAGGAGCAGCCTGTCATACAGGAGCCTACAGCTGTTTCTTTACGGATATATATGATGACAGACAAGACAGATAG